Proteins from a single region of Streptomyces sp. TN58:
- a CDS encoding alkaline phosphatase family protein has protein sequence MPTRRIPMPPHPPSPAARRGRRPRWSAVVAGIGTLGLLGAFTVAGSQAAEHGSAAPAAAALPSYDHVVVVVYENKQYGEIIGSANAPYINQLANAGASLTGMKALTHPSQPNYFNLFSGSTQGITGDGCYTPQSMTTPNLGQELIAAGKTFATYNEGLPGEGSTACTSGRYAQKHNPWFAFRNVPLNTGKTWAQFPQNDFAALPHLSFVIPDQCNDMHSCSVGTGDTWTRSNLDAYAQWAKANNSLLVLTWDEDNYLGSNQIATVFHGAKVRTGKYATAYNHHHLLRTFEDLFGTATHAGNAANVQPITEVFETSTTPTPTPTPTPTPTPTSGGLQLADPGPRTCKFNQSCTIPLSATGGTPPVRYAAAGLPWGLSVDAATGRIGGRPWSVGTVQVTATATDSAGRTATAAFPLTVNWF, from the coding sequence ATGCCCACCAGGAGAATCCCCATGCCCCCGCACCCACCCTCACCGGCGGCGCGCCGGGGACGCCGCCCCCGGTGGTCCGCGGTCGTCGCCGGCATCGGCACGCTCGGCCTGCTCGGTGCCTTCACCGTGGCCGGCTCCCAGGCCGCCGAGCACGGTTCGGCCGCCCCGGCAGCGGCGGCCCTGCCCTCCTACGACCACGTCGTGGTGGTCGTGTACGAGAACAAGCAGTACGGGGAGATCATCGGGAGTGCGAACGCCCCGTACATCAACCAGCTGGCGAACGCAGGCGCGAGCCTGACCGGTATGAAGGCGCTCACCCACCCGAGCCAGCCGAACTACTTCAACCTCTTCTCCGGATCCACCCAGGGCATCACGGGCGACGGCTGCTACACCCCGCAGTCGATGACGACGCCGAACCTCGGACAGGAGCTCATCGCGGCCGGCAAGACCTTCGCGACATACAACGAGGGCCTGCCGGGCGAGGGTTCGACAGCCTGCACGAGCGGCCGGTACGCGCAGAAGCACAACCCGTGGTTCGCCTTCAGGAACGTTCCGCTGAACACGGGCAAGACGTGGGCGCAGTTCCCGCAGAACGACTTCGCGGCGCTGCCCCACCTGTCCTTCGTGATCCCCGACCAGTGCAACGACATGCACTCCTGCTCCGTCGGCACCGGGGACACCTGGACGAGGAGCAACCTCGACGCCTACGCGCAGTGGGCGAAGGCCAACAACAGCCTGTTGGTGCTCACCTGGGACGAGGACAACTACCTGGGGTCGAACCAGATCGCGACCGTCTTCCACGGCGCGAAGGTCAGGACGGGCAAGTACGCCACGGCCTACAACCACCACCATCTGCTGCGGACGTTCGAGGACCTCTTCGGTACGGCCACGCATGCCGGCAACGCGGCGAACGTCCAGCCGATCACCGAGGTGTTCGAGACCTCGACCACGCCCACGCCGACCCCCACTCCCACACCCACCCCCACCCCCACCTCGGGCGGTCTGCAGCTGGCCGACCCGGGCCCGCGGACCTGCAAGTTCAACCAGTCCTGCACCATCCCGCTCAGCGCCACCGGCGGCACTCCACCCGTCCGGTACGCGGCCGCCGGTCTGCCCTGGGGGCTGAGCGTCGACGCTGCCACCGGCCGGATCGGCGGGCGGCCATGGTCCGTCGGCACGGTGCAGGTCACCGCGACGGCGACCGACTCCGCGGGCAGGACCGCCACGGCCGCGTTCCCGCTCACCGTCAACTGGTTCTGA
- a CDS encoding galactokinase, translating into MTGRTGSAAPPVAGVPAATAAPAAPQVSPAGGGSDGPAGGDLARRATADPLFRLVAYALEAAHGRPPAAVWSAPYAFRLGSPGLVAAAGWPTAAAAAPRDDGLVRLSSLGHPADSCDLPLTLSGPLPDAPAWAVRPYTVLRALARAGYGRGGTDLHVQGSLTDAAGLATAEPADCAVALAVADVHAGARERPDRLLLARLLAEALPQGDDGLRRAVFHARPGRALLLGARPRRRRYVAFDPVASGSRLVLMAVRGEAADRPRELARAVSCARRAGALSAWPPGPRPGRSVLVLLPGERLAAARSAVAEDFRDRGRPVPRFLNIAVAGAARREE; encoded by the coding sequence GTGACCGGCCGCACCGGGTCGGCCGCGCCCCCGGTCGCGGGGGTTCCGGCGGCCACGGCGGCACCGGCGGCCCCGCAGGTGAGCCCAGCCGGAGGCGGATCGGACGGCCCCGCCGGAGGCGACCTGGCTCGGCGGGCCACCGCCGATCCCCTGTTCCGTCTGGTCGCCTACGCGCTGGAGGCCGCGCACGGCCGGCCCCCCGCGGCGGTGTGGAGCGCACCGTACGCCTTCCGGCTCGGTTCTCCCGGGCTCGTCGCCGCGGCCGGCTGGCCGACCGCCGCCGCGGCGGCCCCCCGCGACGACGGCCTGGTACGGCTCAGTTCCCTCGGACATCCGGCGGACAGCTGCGACCTGCCGCTCACCCTGTCCGGGCCGCTGCCCGACGCTCCCGCCTGGGCGGTCCGGCCGTACACCGTACTGCGCGCACTGGCTCGCGCCGGATACGGCCGCGGCGGGACGGACCTGCACGTACAGGGCTCGCTCACGGACGCGGCCGGACTGGCGACGGCGGAACCGGCCGACTGCGCGGTGGCGCTGGCGGTCGCCGACGTGCACGCGGGAGCGCGGGAGCGCCCGGACCGGCTGCTGCTCGCCCGGCTGCTGGCCGAGGCGCTGCCGCAGGGGGACGACGGTCTGCGCCGGGCCGTGTTCCACGCCCGGCCCGGCCGGGCCCTGTTGCTGGGGGCTCGGCCGCGTCGGCGGCGGTACGTCGCCTTCGATCCGGTGGCGTCCGGGTCGAGGCTGGTGCTGATGGCCGTGCGCGGTGAGGCCGCGGACCGCCCCCGGGAGCTGGCCAGGGCGGTGTCCTGCGCCCGCCGGGCGGGGGCGCTGAGCGCCTGGCCGCCCGGGCCGCGGCCGGGCAGGAGCGTGCTGGTGCTGCTGCCCGGGGAACGGCTGGCGGCGGCGCGGTCGGCGGTCGCGGAGGACTTCCGCGACCGGGGGCGGCCGGTACCGCGCTTCCTGAACATCGCCGTGGCCGGAGCGGCCCGACGCGAGGAATGA
- a CDS encoding class I SAM-dependent methyltransferase, producing MTHPPRTGVRWTSAMLLAALGAGTVRAALRLRSLPVLPVVPPTSAGVPRPAGWRLLTADGVDPDPATFLAACAYAEGEGLRVLDLLPADLAAERALGLLRLVDPARYRWDRLGEGRGAGFAVLATEEVLERAGVDPAGPRPGPAELLALTRRLKEYAADATGLAVAPGLSCGGPADSGGPARAAELRAQGLPPGVLAAAQLGGLALLAGVAVRQGRWGAAAAGLYWLQPYLVLGGSGSPLRPADLVRATAARPVRSLGSGLRTARAAGRDDAPDEARAAAYGEDLAAGTDRFLEARRPDCPWCGSARLSVRVRVPDLLQGKPGRFTLEQCADCGHVFQNPRLTPEGLDFYYRDFYDGRGGEGAGTVFGSQGAAYRGRAEMLLPHADPVSWLDVGTGHGHFCNAARAVWPRTRFDGLDMGGGVREAERRGWVETGYQGQFPEFAPKLAGQYEVVSMYHYLEHTRDPLAELDAAATVLGPGGFLAIEVPDPESRMARLLGPAWLPWFQPQHQHLAPAANLREALADRGFTVVAEEHGPAHQGNDFFGAVALTAARLAPDPDRPWGPPATRRTRAVASAVRLAALPCLAGAAALDAVRTAVARRTDGGNAYRLLARKDAR from the coding sequence ATGACGCACCCTCCGCGCACCGGGGTCCGCTGGACCTCCGCGATGTTGCTGGCCGCCCTCGGCGCGGGCACCGTGCGCGCCGCGCTCCGGCTGCGGTCGCTGCCCGTACTGCCGGTGGTGCCGCCCACGTCGGCCGGGGTGCCGCGGCCCGCCGGGTGGCGGCTGCTGACCGCCGACGGGGTCGATCCCGATCCGGCGACCTTCCTCGCCGCCTGCGCGTACGCGGAGGGCGAAGGGCTGCGGGTGCTGGACCTGCTGCCCGCGGACCTGGCCGCCGAGCGGGCGCTGGGGCTGCTGCGCCTGGTCGACCCCGCGCGCTACCGGTGGGACCGGCTGGGCGAGGGGCGCGGTGCCGGCTTCGCCGTCCTGGCCACCGAGGAGGTGCTGGAGCGGGCCGGTGTGGACCCGGCCGGACCGCGTCCGGGCCCGGCGGAACTGCTGGCGCTGACACGCCGTTTGAAGGAGTACGCGGCGGACGCGACGGGTCTGGCCGTCGCCCCCGGCCTGAGCTGTGGCGGCCCCGCGGACTCCGGCGGGCCGGCGCGGGCCGCGGAGCTGCGGGCCCAGGGGCTGCCGCCGGGTGTGCTGGCCGCCGCGCAGCTGGGCGGCCTGGCTCTGCTGGCGGGTGTCGCCGTACGCCAGGGCCGGTGGGGTGCGGCGGCGGCCGGGCTGTACTGGCTCCAGCCGTACCTGGTGCTGGGCGGGTCCGGCTCGCCGCTGCGGCCGGCCGACCTGGTCCGGGCCACCGCCGCCAGGCCGGTGCGCTCCCTCGGGTCGGGTCTGCGTACGGCGCGGGCGGCCGGGCGGGACGACGCTCCGGACGAAGCGCGGGCGGCCGCCTACGGGGAGGACCTGGCCGCGGGAACGGACCGCTTCCTGGAGGCGCGGCGTCCGGACTGCCCGTGGTGCGGCTCCGCCCGGCTCTCGGTCCGCGTCCGGGTGCCCGATCTGCTCCAGGGCAAGCCCGGCCGGTTCACCCTGGAGCAGTGCGCGGACTGCGGGCACGTCTTCCAGAACCCGCGGCTGACCCCGGAGGGACTGGACTTCTACTACCGCGACTTCTACGACGGGCGCGGCGGTGAGGGCGCCGGCACCGTCTTCGGCAGCCAGGGCGCCGCCTACCGCGGGCGGGCCGAGATGCTCCTCCCCCACGCGGACCCGGTGTCCTGGCTCGACGTGGGCACCGGCCACGGGCACTTCTGCAACGCGGCGCGGGCCGTGTGGCCGCGTACCCGGTTCGACGGGCTGGACATGGGCGGCGGGGTCCGGGAGGCGGAGCGGCGCGGCTGGGTGGAGACCGGGTACCAGGGCCAGTTCCCGGAGTTCGCCCCGAAGCTGGCGGGCCAGTACGAGGTGGTGAGCATGTACCACTACCTGGAGCACACCCGGGATCCGCTCGCCGAACTGGACGCGGCTGCCACCGTCCTCGGCCCCGGCGGGTTCCTGGCGATCGAGGTGCCCGACCCGGAGTCGCGGATGGCCCGGCTCCTCGGCCCGGCGTGGCTGCCGTGGTTCCAGCCGCAGCACCAGCACCTCGCCCCCGCCGCGAACCTGCGTGAGGCGCTGGCCGACCGGGGGTTCACCGTCGTGGCCGAGGAACACGGTCCGGCCCACCAGGGCAACGACTTCTTCGGCGCGGTGGCCCTCACGGCGGCGCGGCTGGCCCCCGACCCGGACCGGCCGTGGGGTCCGCCGGCCACGCGCCGGACCCGGGCCGTGGCCAGTGCCGTCCGGCTGGCGGCGCTGCCGTGCCTGGCGGGCGCGGCGGCGCTGGACGCCGTCCGCACGGCCGTCGCCCGCCGCACGGACGGAGGCAACGCCTATCGGCTGCTGGCCCGCAAGGACGCCCGGTGA
- a CDS encoding glycosyltransferase → MRVLFVVPPLAGHVNPTVAVGGELAARGHEIAWTGPAAALCRLLPARSRILPAGEEAGGAYGELHERWRDLRGVGALRFLWEEALVPLARAMVPGVERAVRAFGPDVVVADQQALAGPLVARRLGVPWATSASTSAELTRPFADFPKVGEWVAGQISGLLAEHGVAGREGREWDPRFSERLVLVFSTPELVGTAGEFPAHHAYVGPAFGARPASPGFPWHRLDPARRRVLVSLGTLNQEAGARFYDAVLGAAERLADEVQLVLAAPATVVGKVPHHVLLQESVPQLELLRHLDAVVCHAGHNTVCETLAHGLPLVVAPIRDDQPIVARQVVEAGAGIRVRFGRTRAEELRDALTSVLDDPGPRRAARRIQASFAAAGGAAAAADRLEKLT, encoded by the coding sequence ATGAGGGTGCTGTTCGTCGTGCCGCCGCTGGCCGGGCACGTCAATCCGACCGTGGCCGTCGGCGGCGAACTCGCCGCCCGCGGGCACGAGATCGCCTGGACCGGCCCGGCCGCCGCGCTCTGCCGGCTGCTGCCCGCGCGGTCCCGGATCCTGCCCGCCGGCGAGGAGGCGGGCGGCGCGTACGGGGAACTCCACGAGCGCTGGCGCGACCTGCGCGGGGTGGGTGCGCTGCGGTTCCTGTGGGAGGAGGCGCTGGTGCCGCTGGCCCGGGCGATGGTGCCGGGCGTGGAGCGCGCCGTGCGCGCCTTCGGACCGGATGTGGTGGTCGCCGACCAGCAGGCTCTGGCCGGGCCGCTGGTCGCCCGGCGGCTCGGCGTCCCCTGGGCCACTTCCGCCAGCACCTCGGCCGAACTGACCCGTCCCTTCGCGGACTTCCCCAAGGTAGGGGAGTGGGTGGCCGGACAGATCTCCGGCCTGCTCGCCGAGCACGGCGTCGCGGGCCGCGAGGGGCGTGAGTGGGACCCGCGGTTCTCCGAGCGGCTGGTCCTGGTCTTCTCCACACCCGAACTGGTGGGAACCGCTGGGGAGTTCCCCGCCCACCACGCGTACGTCGGTCCGGCGTTCGGGGCCCGTCCGGCCTCGCCCGGTTTCCCCTGGCACCGCCTGGACCCGGCGCGCCGGCGGGTGCTGGTCTCCCTCGGCACCCTCAACCAGGAGGCCGGGGCCCGGTTCTACGACGCGGTACTGGGCGCCGCAGAACGGCTCGCCGACGAGGTGCAGTTGGTGCTGGCGGCGCCGGCCACCGTGGTCGGGAAGGTGCCACACCACGTACTGCTCCAGGAGAGCGTGCCGCAGCTGGAGCTGCTGCGGCACCTGGACGCGGTGGTCTGCCACGCCGGGCACAACACCGTCTGTGAAACCCTCGCGCACGGGCTGCCGCTGGTCGTCGCACCCATCCGGGACGACCAGCCGATCGTGGCACGCCAGGTCGTCGAGGCCGGGGCGGGGATCCGGGTCCGGTTCGGCAGGACCCGGGCCGAGGAACTGCGCGACGCGCTCACCTCCGTACTGGACGACCCCGGCCCGCGCCGGGCCGCCCGGCGGATTCAGGCCTCATTCGCCGCGGCGGGCGGGGCCGCCGCCGCGGCCGACCGGTTGGAGAAGCTGACATGA
- a CDS encoding alpha/beta fold hydrolase — MAVVLANSLRFHVQRLPAAAGADAPDRPVVVFLHGLVVDNLSSFYCPLAVPVARAGHEAVLYDLRGHGRTERPATGYDSRTAVRDLLALLGALGLGHRRVHLVGNSYGGTLALHAALARPGLVSGLTLLEPPLSGTWVENMADTLSAAALSLEDSPVPAELRTLRLRKAANLTAVADALLNRTSLIDDVAASRPFTPEDYARLDCPALIVCGEHSELVPGARELARHAPRCALRILPGLGHDVLKESSGSLREAVLAHLASTATATATGTGTATGTATAGPPRTGALVP; from the coding sequence ATGGCCGTCGTCCTCGCCAACTCCCTCCGCTTCCATGTCCAGCGGCTCCCGGCCGCCGCCGGCGCCGACGCGCCCGACCGTCCCGTCGTGGTGTTCCTGCACGGCCTGGTCGTCGACAACCTCTCCTCCTTCTACTGCCCGCTGGCCGTACCGGTGGCCAGGGCCGGCCATGAGGCCGTCCTCTACGACCTGCGGGGCCACGGCCGCACGGAACGCCCCGCCACCGGCTACGACAGCCGCACCGCCGTACGCGACCTGCTCGCCCTGCTCGGCGCCCTCGGCCTGGGGCACCGCCGCGTACACCTGGTCGGCAACAGCTACGGCGGGACCCTCGCCCTGCACGCCGCACTGGCCCGGCCCGGACTCGTCAGCGGTCTCACCCTGCTGGAACCCCCGCTCAGCGGGACCTGGGTGGAGAACATGGCGGACACCCTGTCGGCCGCCGCCCTCAGCCTGGAGGACAGTCCGGTACCGGCCGAGCTGCGCACCCTGCGCCTGCGCAAGGCCGCCAACCTGACGGCCGTCGCCGACGCCCTCCTCAACCGCACCTCGCTCATCGACGACGTGGCCGCGAGCCGCCCCTTCACCCCGGAGGACTACGCCCGGCTGGACTGCCCGGCCCTGATCGTCTGCGGGGAGCACTCCGAGCTGGTGCCCGGGGCGCGCGAGCTGGCCCGCCACGCGCCCCGCTGCGCGCTGCGGATCCTGCCGGGCCTGGGGCACGACGTTCTCAAGGAGAGCAGCGGGTCCCTGCGGGAGGCCGTGCTCGCCCACCTCGCCTCGACGGCGACGGCGACGGCGACAGGGACAGGGACGGCGACAGGGACAGCCACAGCGGGCCCGCCGCGGACGGGAGCTCTGGTCCCATGA
- a CDS encoding type I polyketide synthase: MSERRSAGPRPTDAAIVGMGAVFPGAADLAAYRRNLFAGTDCIGEVPPERWDPDVYFDPDAATGPAAGDRFYCRRGGFVDGLAVFDPVRFGIMPAAVEGAEPDQMLALHAAAEAIADAGGEDRLPADRSRVGVVLGRGGFMGVATARLDQRVRTAHQLAQTLRELAPELGERRIAAVRAAFQDALGPERPDASIGLVPSFTAARTANRLDLRGPAYTLDAACASSLLAVDQAVGLLAAGRCDAVVAGAVHHCHIATLWSVFTQLRALSPSERIRPFDRRADGTLLSEGTGVVLLKRLADAERDGDRVYAVVRGTGVAGDGRAASLMSPLVAGQVGALERAWREAGLDPREAGALGLLEAHGTGTPVGDAAELATLAEVFGPPGPEGPPGSDGPGIGFGSVKSMLGHTMQASGMAGLIKAALAVHEGVLPPTLHLEEPHPDLARTRMRPVTAAQPWEPGPAPRRAGVNAFGFGGINAHVVLEESPAAVRPRLPVRRFLPLGGAAAPAGPGTPGDVLLIGADSAAELVERLAAASPVSGGEGPCRVAIVGPTPQRLALAAKAVARGRPWRGRGDVWFAPRPLGGRAAFLFPGLEPEFAPVVDDVAARLALAPPRLTRGESLVERALDAIGTGRFFARVLPALGVEADVLAGHSLGEWAAMVAAGMYPQEAADTFLDSLRPDDLRVPDLVYAALGCGAARARAALHGMDRVVVSHDNCPHQSVVCGDPEQVAAVVARLRADGVLGQELPFRSGFHTPMWEPYLGQVRAAFDRLPPGPGSLPVWSATTCAPFPSAPEDVRSLVVRHLLEPVRFRELVTALYEEEGVRTFVTLGPGSLPGFVEDTLRDRPHLSVSASSPRLSGLAALDRARAALWTEGRAPFPAGGSAGSRAGAAAGIGAPKGGGGQSPLGAGQGRTVPLDLGSPLVRLGGPARASLAGLLTPAPAAPPADRPVLLSALDAVLADTDAAARAVAEAWAETGAAAEPGPGRRPEPEAETPGTGLNPAPERVTGPGAGPGPGAGVGGTRTLRLSLAALPYVRDHCVYLQPDGWAEDSDRFPVVPMTTMLELAADAARRYAPASLAVVGFEDVRALRWLAVEPAVDVRVSVRPDGPGRVRVTLGAYASVVVLFADRYGAPPSPDGTPLRDAGPAPVSAAALYRDRWMFHGPRFAGVHEVRTVGSDGIQGVLRALPDPGALLDAAGQLFGHWMQLRLPVDRLVFPAAVDRVRFHGAPPAPQELVSATARIRAVEDVTVRGDVELCRPGGEVWARIEGWTYRRFGADERVWPMKFTPEVCGIGEPRPEGWCLARRRWSDPASQELVMRRYLGAAEREVYERLTPRARAPWLLGRIAAKDALRGLLWDAGAGPVFPAEVPVGSDPAGRPVAEGPLTRGFRLSISHKDRIAVALAHPGGRPVGIDVESVTADPDALVRIALVPGELRLAERLAERLAGQHAERPAAHGHSAALTALWCAKEAAAKAAGTGLGGRPRDWRVAGEPDPGGLVVTSPDGTAYPVRTTMLPGSPAPLADTAPDHVVAWTPRPPAAPPAAPFHLTETRHGT, translated from the coding sequence GTGAGTGAGCGACGGAGCGCGGGCCCCCGCCCCACCGACGCCGCGATCGTCGGGATGGGCGCGGTCTTCCCCGGGGCCGCGGACCTGGCCGCCTACCGCCGCAATCTCTTCGCCGGTACGGACTGCATCGGCGAGGTCCCGCCCGAACGCTGGGATCCGGACGTCTACTTCGACCCGGACGCGGCCACCGGACCGGCGGCCGGCGACCGCTTCTACTGCCGGCGCGGCGGCTTCGTCGACGGCCTCGCCGTCTTCGACCCGGTGCGGTTCGGGATCATGCCGGCCGCGGTGGAGGGTGCCGAGCCGGACCAGATGCTGGCCCTGCACGCGGCAGCCGAGGCGATCGCCGACGCGGGGGGCGAGGACCGGCTGCCGGCCGACCGCTCGCGCGTCGGGGTGGTGCTGGGCCGGGGCGGGTTCATGGGAGTGGCCACCGCCAGGCTCGACCAACGGGTGCGCACGGCACACCAGTTGGCGCAGACCCTGCGGGAGCTGGCGCCGGAGCTGGGCGAGCGGCGCATCGCGGCCGTGCGTGCGGCGTTCCAGGACGCGCTGGGTCCCGAACGGCCCGACGCGTCGATCGGGCTGGTCCCCAGCTTCACGGCGGCCCGCACCGCCAACCGGCTGGACCTGCGCGGCCCCGCCTACACCCTCGACGCCGCCTGCGCCTCCTCCCTGCTGGCGGTGGACCAGGCCGTGGGACTGCTGGCGGCCGGGCGCTGCGACGCCGTGGTCGCGGGGGCGGTGCACCACTGCCACATCGCGACGCTGTGGAGCGTCTTCACCCAGCTGCGGGCGCTCAGCCCGAGCGAACGCATCCGGCCCTTCGACCGCCGGGCCGACGGGACCCTGTTGTCCGAGGGCACGGGCGTGGTCCTCCTCAAGCGGCTGGCGGACGCCGAGCGGGACGGCGACCGCGTGTACGCGGTGGTCCGCGGGACGGGCGTGGCCGGGGACGGCCGCGCGGCGAGCCTGATGAGCCCGCTGGTCGCGGGCCAGGTAGGTGCGCTGGAGCGGGCCTGGCGGGAGGCCGGCCTGGACCCGCGGGAGGCGGGCGCGCTGGGGCTGCTGGAGGCGCACGGCACGGGCACACCGGTGGGTGACGCCGCCGAACTGGCAACCCTGGCAGAGGTGTTCGGCCCTCCCGGGCCGGAGGGGCCGCCCGGATCGGACGGGCCCGGGATCGGCTTCGGTTCGGTGAAGTCGATGCTCGGCCACACCATGCAGGCCTCCGGCATGGCCGGCCTGATCAAGGCCGCTCTCGCGGTGCACGAGGGGGTGCTGCCGCCGACGCTGCACCTGGAGGAGCCGCACCCGGACCTGGCCCGGACCCGGATGCGGCCGGTGACCGCGGCGCAGCCGTGGGAGCCGGGTCCGGCGCCCCGCCGGGCCGGGGTCAACGCCTTCGGCTTCGGCGGGATCAACGCCCACGTGGTGCTGGAGGAGTCCCCGGCGGCCGTCCGGCCCCGGCTGCCGGTCCGGCGGTTCCTGCCCCTGGGCGGAGCCGCCGCGCCGGCGGGCCCTGGCACGCCCGGCGACGTACTCCTGATCGGCGCGGACAGCGCGGCGGAACTGGTGGAGCGGCTGGCTGCCGCCTCCCCGGTGTCCGGGGGCGAGGGGCCCTGCCGGGTCGCGATCGTCGGGCCGACACCGCAGCGGCTCGCGCTGGCGGCGAAGGCGGTGGCGCGCGGCCGCCCGTGGCGGGGCCGCGGCGACGTGTGGTTCGCGCCGCGGCCGCTGGGCGGCCGGGCGGCGTTCCTGTTCCCCGGTCTGGAGCCGGAGTTCGCGCCCGTCGTCGACGACGTCGCGGCACGGCTGGCGCTGGCGCCGCCCCGGCTCACCCGCGGGGAGTCGCTGGTGGAGCGGGCCCTGGACGCGATCGGGACCGGCCGCTTCTTCGCCCGGGTCCTGCCGGCCCTCGGCGTCGAGGCCGACGTGCTGGCGGGCCACAGCCTGGGCGAGTGGGCGGCGATGGTGGCCGCCGGCATGTATCCGCAGGAGGCGGCCGACACCTTCCTGGACTCGCTCCGCCCGGACGACCTGCGGGTCCCCGACCTCGTGTACGCGGCGCTCGGGTGCGGCGCGGCGCGGGCGCGGGCCGCGCTGCACGGCATGGACCGGGTGGTGGTCAGCCATGACAACTGCCCGCACCAGTCGGTGGTCTGCGGCGATCCGGAGCAGGTGGCGGCCGTGGTGGCCCGTCTGCGCGCCGACGGGGTCCTCGGGCAGGAGCTGCCGTTCCGTTCGGGCTTCCACACCCCCATGTGGGAGCCGTACCTCGGCCAGGTCCGGGCGGCCTTCGACCGGCTGCCGCCGGGGCCCGGCTCGCTCCCGGTGTGGTCGGCGACGACGTGCGCGCCGTTCCCGTCGGCCCCGGAGGACGTCCGCTCCCTGGTGGTGCGTCACCTGCTGGAGCCGGTCCGCTTCCGCGAACTCGTCACGGCCCTGTACGAGGAGGAGGGCGTGCGGACCTTCGTCACCCTGGGCCCGGGGAGCCTGCCGGGCTTCGTCGAGGACACCCTCCGCGACCGCCCCCACCTGTCGGTGTCGGCCTCCTCGCCCCGGCTGAGCGGGCTCGCGGCCCTCGACCGCGCCCGCGCCGCCCTCTGGACGGAGGGCCGCGCGCCGTTCCCCGCGGGGGGCTCGGCGGGGTCCCGGGCCGGTGCCGCAGCCGGGATCGGGGCACCGAAGGGCGGGGGCGGGCAGAGCCCGTTGGGCGCCGGCCAGGGGCGTACCGTTCCGCTGGACCTCGGGTCGCCCCTCGTACGGCTGGGCGGCCCGGCCCGGGCCTCCCTGGCCGGACTCCTCACCCCGGCTCCGGCGGCCCCGCCCGCGGACCGGCCGGTGCTGCTGTCCGCGCTGGACGCGGTCCTGGCCGACACCGACGCGGCCGCCCGTGCCGTGGCCGAGGCCTGGGCCGAGACGGGCGCGGCCGCCGAGCCGGGACCGGGCCGGAGGCCCGAACCGGAGGCGGAGACCCCCGGCACGGGGCTGAACCCCGCGCCTGAGCGGGTGACCGGGCCGGGAGCGGGGCCGGGCCCCGGGGCGGGCGTCGGCGGGACGCGGACGCTGCGGCTCTCCCTCGCCGCGCTGCCCTACGTCCGCGACCACTGCGTGTACCTGCAGCCCGACGGCTGGGCGGAGGACTCCGACCGGTTCCCCGTGGTGCCCATGACCACCATGCTGGAGCTGGCGGCCGACGCCGCCCGGCGGTACGCCCCGGCCAGCCTCGCCGTCGTCGGCTTCGAGGACGTACGGGCCCTGCGCTGGCTCGCCGTCGAGCCGGCCGTCGACGTCCGGGTCTCCGTCCGCCCGGACGGGCCCGGCCGGGTGCGCGTCACGCTCGGCGCATACGCCTCGGTGGTCGTGCTCTTCGCCGACCGGTACGGGGCGCCGCCCTCCCCCGACGGCACGCCGCTGCGCGACGCCGGGCCGGCCCCCGTGAGCGCGGCGGCTCTCTACCGCGACCGGTGGATGTTCCACGGTCCGCGTTTCGCCGGGGTGCACGAGGTCCGGACGGTCGGCTCGGACGGCATCCAGGGCGTGCTGCGGGCCCTGCCCGACCCGGGTGCGCTCCTCGACGCCGCCGGGCAGCTCTTCGGGCACTGGATGCAGCTGCGGCTCCCGGTGGACCGGCTGGTGTTCCCGGCCGCCGTGGACCGCGTCCGGTTCCACGGGGCGCCTCCGGCGCCCCAGGAGCTGGTGTCCGCGACCGCCCGGATCCGTGCCGTGGAGGACGTCACCGTACGGGGGGACGTCGAGCTGTGCCGGCCCGGCGGGGAGGTGTGGGCCCGGATCGAGGGGTGGACGTACCGTCGCTTCGGCGCCGACGAGCGGGTCTGGCCGATGAAGTTCACCCCGGAGGTCTGTGGCATCGGCGAGCCCCGGCCGGAGGGCTGGTGCCTGGCGCGGCGCCGCTGGAGCGATCCCGCCTCGCAGGAGCTGGTGATGCGCCGGTACCTGGGCGCCGCCGAGCGGGAGGTGTACGAGCGGCTCACGCCGCGGGCCCGGGCGCCCTGGCTGCTGGGCCGGATCGCGGCCAAGGACGCGCTGCGCGGGCTGCTCTGGGACGCCGGTGCCGGGCCGGTGTTCCCGGCCGAGGTGCCGGTCGGCAGCGATCCGGCCGGCAGGCCGGTGGCCGAAGGGCCGTTGACCCGCGGCTTCCGGTTGTCGATCTCCCACAAGGACCGGATCGCGGTCGCCCTCGCCCACCCCGGCGGCCGCCCGGTCGGCATCGACGTCGAATCGGTGACCGCGGACCCCGACGCGCTGGTCCGGATCGCCCTCGTACCGGGCGAACTCCGCCTCGCCGAAAGGCTCGCCGAACGCCTGGCCGGACAGCACGCCGAACGGCCCGCCGCGCACGGGCACTCCGCCGCCCTCACCGCGCTGTGGTGCGCCAAGGAGGCCGCGGCGAAGGCGGCCGGCACCGGGCTGGGCGGCCGCCCCCGCGACTGGCGGGTGGCCGGCGAACCGGATCCCGGCGGGCTGGTCGTGACGTCTCCCGACGGCACCGCGTACCCGGTCCGCACCACCATGCTTCCCGGCTCCCCCGCCCCGCTCGCCGACACCGCGCCCGACCACGTCGTCGCCTGGACCCCCCGCCCCCCGGCGGCGCCGCCCGCCGCCCCCTTCCACCTCACGGAGACCCGCCATGGCACCTGA